In bacterium, the genomic stretch CAGGTTTTTGATTGCCATTTCTGCCATCCCAGTCAATCTCCAATGCATTACCATCAACCCTATCGTATCCTCTCTTTTCCCAAACAAGGTCTCCTGCTACATCGTAGATATTTACCTCAAGAGGAAGTCCGGTTGGATTTTGTGAAAACTCAACCCTGATGGTTGTTTTCCATCAAAGGTTGCACTTGAACCAGAGCTTAAAACCTTGAAGAAAAGGAAAGCCTATGGTTGTATTCTTTAACCTCGTCAAAGGCGGTGAAGGTATCGGGTGAGAAGCTGTAATCAAAACCAAGGCTTGTGTTTGAGAGGGGAAATCTTAAGGAAAAGCCTGCGGTGGGGTCTTTTGAGTTAAGCCCTGCCCTTATGCCAATGTTATTCTTTATCCAGTATTCAATGCCAAGATGGGGTTTTAGGTTGCTCCTTTCCTCTATCTTTTCAAGGTCAAGGCAGAGATTAAGCTTTT encodes the following:
- a CDS encoding gliding motility-associated C-terminal domain-containing protein; its protein translation is MRVEFSQNPTGLPLEVNIYDVAGDLVWEKRGYDRVDGNALEIDWDGRNGNQKPVANGVYFARVIVDLGHKKQAKIIKIAIIR